One Algibacter sp. L3A6 genomic region harbors:
- a CDS encoding adenosylcobalamin-dependent ribonucleoside-diphosphate reductase has protein sequence MNSQTLQKPRKTYSRDEALQAARNYFKGDELAASVWLNKYALKDSANNIYESTPDEMHQRIASEIARIEKKYANPISEPEIFEVIKNFKYIVPQGSPMAGIGNPFQIASLSNCFVIGNNGESDSYGGIMKIDQEQVQLMKRRGGVGHDLSHIRPKGSPVKNSALTSTGIVPFMERYSNSTREVAQDGRRGALMLSVSINHPDTEAFIDAKLEQGKVTGANVSVRIDDAFMKAVKTNSSYTQNYPVNSKKPLYTKTVEAHRIWKKIVHNAWKSAEPGILFWDTIISESVPDCYADLGYKTVSTNPCGEIPLCPYDSCRLLAINLFSYVEKPFTKQAEFNFKLFKKHIVIAQRMMDDIIDLELEKIDKILAKIDSDPEQEDVKAIERNLWINIKQKAKEGRRTGIGITAEGDMLAALGIRYGSEAGNTFSTEVHKTLCIETYRASVTLAKERGAFSLFEADREKENPFILRLKEADGQLYYEMLEYGRRNIALLTIAPTGTTSLMTQTSSGIEPVFMPVYKRRKKVNPNDKDARVDFVDEVGDSWEEYIVFHHRFKQWMEINNIDSSKHFTQQELDKLVKQSPYYKATSNDIDWKSKVAMQGAIQKWVDHSISVTVNLPNNVSEDLVGELYLKAWEVGCKGVTVYRDGSRAGVLVATDAKKEEQAVNDNFSKKRPLSLEADVVRFQNQKEKWIAFVGLVDGRPYEVFTGLTDDEDGIIIPRWVDKGFIIKNRNDDGSSRYDFQYKNKRGYKTTIEGLSHKFNPEFWNYAKLISGTLRHGMPIDKTVELIQSLQLDSESINTWKNGVQRALKRYVKDGTKAKGQTCENCNSNELIYQEGCLICQDCGSSKCG, from the coding sequence ATGAATTCTCAAACATTACAGAAGCCTCGAAAAACATATTCTAGAGACGAAGCTTTACAAGCAGCACGTAATTATTTTAAAGGTGATGAATTGGCCGCTAGTGTGTGGTTAAATAAATATGCTTTAAAAGATTCGGCTAATAATATTTACGAGAGCACTCCAGATGAAATGCATCAAAGAATAGCTTCAGAAATAGCACGAATTGAAAAAAAATATGCCAATCCAATTTCAGAACCTGAGATATTTGAAGTCATTAAAAACTTTAAATATATTGTGCCACAGGGAAGCCCGATGGCAGGAATTGGAAACCCTTTTCAAATAGCATCTTTATCGAATTGTTTTGTTATAGGAAATAATGGGGAATCCGATTCTTATGGAGGCATCATGAAAATAGACCAAGAGCAAGTACAATTAATGAAACGTAGAGGTGGCGTTGGTCACGATCTGTCTCATATTCGTCCTAAAGGTTCTCCTGTAAAAAATTCAGCATTAACCTCGACTGGTATTGTGCCGTTTATGGAGCGTTATTCCAACTCAACTAGAGAAGTAGCTCAAGATGGTCGCCGAGGTGCATTAATGTTATCTGTGTCCATCAATCACCCGGATACCGAAGCCTTTATTGATGCCAAATTGGAGCAAGGTAAAGTAACAGGTGCTAATGTTTCGGTTAGAATTGATGATGCTTTTATGAAAGCCGTAAAAACCAATAGTAGCTACACGCAAAACTATCCTGTAAATAGTAAAAAACCACTTTATACTAAAACGGTAGAAGCTCATCGAATTTGGAAGAAAATTGTACATAATGCATGGAAATCGGCAGAACCAGGGATTTTGTTTTGGGATACTATTATTAGTGAGTCTGTACCAGATTGCTATGCCGATTTAGGATACAAAACCGTCTCTACAAACCCATGTGGAGAAATTCCTTTATGTCCGTATGATTCTTGCAGGTTATTGGCGATTAATTTGTTTTCTTATGTTGAAAAACCGTTTACAAAACAAGCTGAATTCAATTTTAAGTTATTTAAAAAACATATCGTTATTGCACAAAGAATGATGGATGATATTATTGATTTAGAGTTAGAAAAAATTGATAAAATTTTAGCTAAAATCGATTCAGATCCAGAGCAAGAAGATGTAAAAGCTATAGAAAGAAACCTTTGGATAAATATTAAGCAAAAAGCTAAGGAAGGTAGAAGAACTGGTATTGGCATAACAGCAGAAGGAGATATGTTAGCCGCTTTAGGTATTCGTTATGGAAGTGAAGCGGGCAATACATTTTCCACGGAAGTGCATAAAACATTATGCATTGAAACCTACCGAGCTTCGGTTACATTGGCAAAAGAACGAGGAGCTTTTTCCCTTTTTGAAGCAGACCGAGAAAAAGAGAATCCTTTTATTTTGCGTTTAAAAGAAGCAGATGGCCAATTGTATTATGAAATGTTAGAGTATGGACGTCGAAATATTGCTTTGCTAACCATTGCTCCAACAGGTACAACGAGTTTAATGACGCAAACATCCTCTGGCATAGAACCTGTTTTTATGCCTGTTTATAAACGAAGAAAAAAAGTAAACCCAAATGATAAAGATGCTCGTGTAGATTTTGTGGATGAAGTAGGAGATTCTTGGGAAGAATATATCGTTTTTCACCATCGTTTTAAACAATGGATGGAGATTAATAATATAGATTCTTCAAAACATTTTACACAACAAGAACTCGATAAATTAGTAAAACAATCGCCTTATTATAAAGCAACATCCAACGATATTGATTGGAAAAGTAAAGTCGCTATGCAAGGGGCCATTCAAAAATGGGTAGATCATTCAATAAGTGTTACGGTTAATTTACCAAATAATGTTAGTGAAGATTTGGTGGGCGAGTTGTATTTAAAAGCTTGGGAAGTAGGTTGTAAAGGTGTAACTGTTTATCGCGATGGTTCTCGAGCAGGCGTTTTAGTGGCAACTGATGCTAAAAAAGAAGAACAAGCTGTAAACGATAATTTTTCAAAAAAACGACCTTTGAGTTTAGAAGCCGATGTGGTTCGTTTTCAGAATCAAAAAGAAAAATGGATTGCTTTTGTGGGCTTGGTAGATGGCAGACCTTATGAGGTTTTTACAGGGTTAACCGATGATGAAGATGGTATTATAATTCCGCGTTGGGTGGATAAAGGTTTTATTATTAAGAATAGAAATGATGATGGATCTTCACGTTACGATTTTCAATATAAAAATAAACGAGGCTATAAAACAACCATAGAAGGCTTGTCTCATAAGTTTAATCCAGAGTTTTGGAACTACGCTAAACTTATTTCTGGAACCTTGAGACATGGCATGCCTATAGATAAAACGGTAGAGTTGATACAAAGTTTACAGTTAGATTCAGAATCTATTAACACCTGGAAAAACGGTGTGCAACGCGCATTAAAACGCTATGTGAAAGATGGTACTAAGGCTAAAGGACAAACCTGTGAGAATTGTAATTCCAACGAATTAATATATCAAGAAGGTTGTTTAATTTGTCAGGATTGCGGATCTTCTAAGTGCGGTTAA